In one Chitinophaga sancti genomic region, the following are encoded:
- a CDS encoding TonB-dependent receptor, translating into MNGIVADSTTGKPVQDATVYILKDNKAVATSFSDQQGVFNFMNIPSGNYQLYVSITGYQAYHAPIQISQSAINAGKIFIKNKTITLNTFEIKQSIPPITIKKDTLEFNANSVKTRPNAVVEELLKHVPGVSIDANGKITAQGETVKRILVDGKPFFGNNTFLTTQNLPAEIIDKIQLIDGKSELAQFTGFDDGSHEKIINITLKKNRRRGTTATTSAGYGTDDRYAISGNVNSFNEQDRLSAVANGNNLNDRNFNPGNTHAGNQPGNGMANSWSGAINYNMEDKKKIRLDVSYDAVDNHSQNNITNFRQTFFPDTTWYYNQQNNTSSHSVNHSLHSRLNYKIDESQSILILPELSFSKTDNIQNNQYESLNKNKDTSISGQAFNTSRQSAPNINIQGLYRKRFKKRGRTFSTDFSVERNSSTGNNTFQTQDHLLLLDSIGSYDRLTRNNTINSNIRLRLSYTTPLSRDRLLQLSYTWKG; encoded by the coding sequence TTGAATGGTATAGTAGCTGATTCTACCACTGGGAAACCAGTGCAGGATGCTACTGTATATATCTTAAAAGACAATAAGGCGGTCGCAACTTCATTTTCCGATCAGCAGGGGGTATTCAATTTTATGAATATTCCTTCGGGGAATTATCAGCTATATGTATCCATTACAGGGTACCAGGCTTATCATGCCCCTATCCAGATATCGCAATCTGCTATCAATGCAGGTAAAATCTTCATTAAGAATAAAACCATCACACTCAATACTTTCGAGATCAAACAATCCATCCCGCCCATTACCATTAAAAAAGACACATTAGAATTTAATGCTAATTCAGTAAAAACAAGGCCTAACGCCGTCGTTGAAGAGCTGCTAAAGCATGTTCCCGGTGTTTCTATAGATGCGAATGGTAAAATTACCGCTCAGGGAGAAACTGTGAAGAGGATCCTCGTAGATGGAAAACCTTTTTTTGGTAATAATACCTTCCTCACTACCCAAAACTTACCCGCTGAAATCATTGATAAAATTCAATTGATCGATGGTAAGTCTGAGCTGGCACAGTTTACCGGTTTTGATGATGGCAGCCACGAAAAGATCATCAATATCACGCTTAAAAAGAACCGTCGTCGTGGTACTACCGCTACCACCTCTGCAGGTTACGGTACGGATGACCGCTACGCCATTAGTGGCAATGTTAACAGCTTTAATGAACAGGATCGCCTATCTGCTGTTGCCAATGGCAATAACTTAAACGACCGTAATTTCAACCCGGGAAATACCCATGCCGGCAACCAACCTGGGAATGGGATGGCGAATAGCTGGTCCGGGGCGATCAATTATAACATGGAGGACAAAAAGAAAATAAGACTGGATGTAAGTTATGATGCTGTGGATAACCATTCTCAAAATAATATTACAAATTTCAGGCAGACCTTTTTTCCTGACACCACCTGGTATTATAACCAACAGAATAATACCAGCAGCCACAGCGTTAATCATTCACTCCATTCACGACTGAATTATAAAATAGATGAATCACAATCTATCCTTATTTTGCCTGAATTGTCTTTTAGTAAAACCGACAATATCCAAAACAATCAATACGAGTCTCTCAATAAAAATAAAGACACTTCTATTTCAGGACAGGCATTCAATACCAGCAGACAGTCCGCACCTAATATCAACATTCAGGGGCTTTATAGAAAACGTTTCAAAAAACGAGGCCGCACATTCAGTACTGATTTCTCAGTTGAACGTAATTCAAGCACGGGTAATAATACCTTTCAAACCCAGGATCATTTGTTGCTCCTGGATTCTATAGGTAGTTATGATCGATTAACCAGGAACAATACGATCAATAGTAATATCCGATTACGTCTTAGTTACACAACGCCATTATCAAGAGATCGGCTTTTACAATTATCGTACACATGGAAGGGATAA
- a CDS encoding nuclear transport factor 2 family protein — protein sequence MELPKVVGRFIETQNNYDSKAYTDCFTVTAVVHDEGRIHNGKEEIRQWIEHSNETYQSSMEPLNYEQSGSNGVLTAKVSGTFPGSPIVLKFHLEFRNEFIESLKVTG from the coding sequence ATGGAATTACCAAAAGTAGTAGGACGTTTTATAGAGACACAAAACAATTATGATAGCAAGGCTTATACCGACTGCTTCACTGTAACGGCCGTTGTGCATGACGAAGGCAGGATTCATAATGGTAAGGAAGAAATTCGCCAATGGATCGAACATTCAAATGAGACTTATCAATCTTCAATGGAGCCTCTAAATTATGAGCAGTCCGGATCAAACGGAGTGCTGACAGCAAAAGTGTCCGGCACTTTCCCAGGAAGTCCAATAGTATTAAAGTTCCATTTGGAATTTAGGAACGAATTCATAGAATCTTTAAAGGTCACCGGGTAA
- a CDS encoding SDR family oxidoreductase: MEQQFNYSNELSGKIALVTGGTRGAGRAIAERLKAAGPTVVITARNKPEQSDANLYFVPADLSKAEEVQKVISEVLSTYGRLDILVNNLGGSSTPAGGFSALNDEDWISTLQANLLAPVRLDRGFLPQMIDRKNGVIIHIASIQGKLPLYDSTLPYAASKAGLINYSKSLSNEVTPKGVRVLTVSPGWINTTASIDWLGEIARNANSTVEEAQQSVMDALGGIPYGRPAEPEEVAELVGFLVSPRAKYLTGTNFVIDGGTIPTI; this comes from the coding sequence ATGGAACAGCAATTCAACTACAGCAACGAATTATCCGGTAAAATAGCCTTAGTAACAGGTGGAACCAGGGGTGCCGGTAGAGCCATCGCAGAACGCTTAAAGGCCGCTGGTCCAACAGTAGTCATTACCGCGAGGAACAAACCCGAACAGTCAGATGCTAACCTTTATTTTGTTCCTGCTGACCTGAGCAAGGCAGAAGAGGTGCAAAAAGTAATCAGCGAAGTGCTGTCAACCTATGGCAGGCTGGATATCCTGGTAAACAATCTTGGTGGTTCATCAACACCCGCCGGTGGTTTTTCAGCATTGAATGATGAGGATTGGATATCAACCCTACAAGCAAATTTACTTGCTCCTGTCAGGCTTGACAGGGGATTTTTACCGCAAATGATTGATCGGAAAAATGGTGTAATTATTCACATCGCTTCCATCCAGGGCAAATTGCCGTTATACGATTCTACCTTGCCATACGCCGCTTCAAAGGCAGGATTAATCAATTACAGTAAAAGCTTATCAAATGAAGTGACGCCTAAAGGTGTGCGTGTGCTTACTGTTTCGCCGGGATGGATAAATACAACAGCATCTATAGACTGGTTGGGCGAGATTGCAAGAAATGCAAATAGTACTGTAGAAGAAGCGCAGCAAAGTGTCATGGATGCATTGGGTGGAATACCTTATGGCAGGCCCGCCGAACCGGAAGAAGTCGCAGAATTGGTTGGCTTTTTAGTTTCACCAAGAGCTAAATACTTAACAGGAACAAATTTCGTCATTGACGGAGGAACAATACCAACAATCTAA
- a CDS encoding winged helix-turn-helix transcriptional regulator: MYIKKTTPTLNCGLDLVGEVLYGKWKIRILWFIHMGNLRPGELQRKIPDVSRRVLNVQLKELEDHELVTKKIFPVLPPKVEYSLTEFGKTLIPLIQSIGLWGDEHEERLRRVILQHNAGASEEVGNVV; this comes from the coding sequence ATGTACATTAAAAAGACTACTCCGACGCTCAATTGTGGACTTGACCTGGTTGGTGAAGTATTGTATGGAAAATGGAAGATCCGTATTCTTTGGTTCATCCATATGGGCAACTTACGGCCAGGTGAATTGCAGCGGAAAATTCCGGATGTAAGCAGACGGGTGTTGAATGTGCAACTGAAGGAACTTGAAGATCATGAATTGGTGACTAAAAAGATCTTTCCGGTTTTACCTCCAAAGGTAGAATACAGTCTTACGGAATTTGGCAAAACACTCATTCCCTTGATTCAATCCATTGGTCTTTGGGGCGACGAACATGAAGAGCGGCTACGCAGGGTCATTTTGCAGCACAATGCAGGGGCATCAGAAGAGGTGGGAAATGTTGTTTAA
- a CDS encoding helix-turn-helix transcriptional regulator, whose translation MSSKKQEMLRIAEKLGVSIDAVEGEIKHLRLNQLKIVDLLPEMLIMVRSLISSETFSYRRNQIGVMNKGVLISFQNILDKTEKGETFAARNMNNRPHVRITPSHVESEILFPKGMHVQQITILVELEYLKRFVGIDRNKLYYLFNTDKTFWIEEFMSPEMVILVSQLANLSLENVLSEAFYRLKALELMYMLFSNLLNRENTEHANLSKAEINAVYLVRNAIAYSLDKSPSKDELVKLSGMTELKLRKIFTQVFGRGIYEYYNHLRMQEAAKLLKQYNLSVSEVGYKLGFSNLSYFGRLFEKHFGLKPKKWQNEYETKYK comes from the coding sequence ATGAGCAGTAAAAAACAAGAGATGCTGCGAATTGCAGAAAAACTAGGCGTCTCCATAGATGCTGTTGAAGGAGAAATCAAACATTTGCGCTTAAATCAATTAAAAATTGTGGACCTGTTACCCGAGATGCTGATTATGGTTCGTTCTTTAATTTCCAGCGAGACATTTTCGTATAGAAGAAACCAGATTGGCGTGATGAATAAAGGAGTGCTCATTTCATTTCAAAATATTTTAGATAAAACAGAAAAAGGAGAAACTTTTGCAGCAAGGAATATGAATAACCGGCCACATGTACGGATTACACCATCGCATGTAGAAAGTGAAATATTATTTCCGAAAGGTATGCACGTACAGCAGATCACTATTTTAGTCGAACTGGAATATCTGAAACGCTTTGTCGGAATCGACCGGAATAAACTGTATTATCTTTTTAATACCGATAAAACTTTCTGGATAGAAGAATTCATGTCTCCTGAAATGGTTATTTTAGTCAGTCAACTTGCTAACCTTTCATTAGAGAATGTTTTATCGGAAGCCTTTTATCGATTAAAAGCGCTTGAACTGATGTATATGCTTTTCAGCAATTTATTAAACAGAGAAAATACGGAACATGCTAATCTCAGTAAAGCTGAAATCAATGCCGTTTATTTGGTGCGAAATGCCATAGCATATTCATTGGATAAGTCTCCTTCAAAAGATGAGCTGGTAAAACTAAGCGGTATGACCGAACTGAAGCTCCGAAAAATATTCACCCAGGTTTTTGGTAGAGGAATTTATGAATATTACAATCATTTGAGAATGCAGGAAGCGGCGAAACTTTTAAAGCAGTATAACCTTTCTGTTTCCGAAGTTGGCTACAAATTAGGATTTAGTAATTTAAGTTATTTTGGAAGATTATTTGAAAAACACTTTGGCTTGAAACCCAAAAAATGGCAGAATGAATATGAAACGAAGTATAAGTAA
- a CDS encoding FAD-dependent monooxygenase, translating into MKQKIIISGGGIAGLTVAKFLTQQGHHVTVLERASSFSKSGFLISLKSFGISIMDELGLTDQLREASSPSEFVNFRESNDEIIQGISYEKMNQDIERSVLITRGGLHHVLYNDLKDSIAIRLSAGIGKLAQSDNEVKITLQNGEELEADLLIVSEGLRSTTRQSYFPESVLEDFNVLYMGGRLKGPHAYEVGKFNVYIDVNRMLSIYPIAQDEIAIQCYIHDSGNLTSIQHKANELLTSSFNSYNNEIQHLLHRFVENGIMFIDKMGMVNSPNLVNGNVVLLGDAGYCPTALSGMGASLSIYGAKALAHFIKEQPNDLKTACSNYNTMMQPLIRKFQGNAKNNAASFIPDSQEKLNRFVLSFRAASDVDMQKIMTAPIVLTEDQLNFKISER; encoded by the coding sequence ATGAAACAAAAGATCATCATTTCAGGAGGTGGGATAGCCGGACTAACTGTCGCAAAATTTCTGACTCAACAAGGACATCATGTGACCGTTTTGGAAAGAGCATCGTCCTTCAGTAAATCGGGATTTCTGATCTCACTTAAAAGTTTTGGGATCTCCATTATGGACGAACTGGGCCTGACGGATCAACTTCGCGAAGCATCATCACCTTCAGAGTTTGTGAATTTCAGAGAATCGAATGACGAAATCATACAAGGTATCAGTTACGAAAAAATGAACCAGGATATTGAACGTTCTGTATTGATCACCAGAGGCGGCCTGCATCACGTTTTATATAATGATCTAAAAGATAGTATAGCTATTCGCCTCTCGGCTGGCATTGGAAAATTAGCACAAAGCGACAACGAAGTCAAAATCACGCTCCAGAACGGCGAGGAACTGGAAGCAGACCTGTTAATCGTTTCGGAGGGCTTGCGATCTACAACCAGACAAAGTTATTTTCCTGAAAGTGTATTGGAGGATTTTAATGTACTCTATATGGGAGGACGTCTGAAAGGACCGCATGCTTACGAAGTCGGTAAATTCAATGTTTATATCGATGTGAACAGAATGTTGTCTATCTATCCCATTGCACAGGATGAAATAGCTATTCAGTGTTACATCCACGATAGCGGAAATTTAACTTCCATCCAGCACAAAGCAAATGAACTGTTGACATCATCATTCAACAGTTACAACAATGAAATTCAACACCTATTGCATCGTTTTGTAGAAAACGGAATAATGTTCATCGATAAAATGGGCATGGTAAATTCGCCCAATTTGGTGAACGGAAATGTTGTTTTGTTGGGAGATGCGGGATACTGCCCAACGGCACTATCGGGCATGGGGGCTTCTTTATCTATTTACGGGGCAAAGGCATTGGCACATTTTATCAAGGAGCAACCAAATGATTTAAAAACAGCCTGTAGCAATTATAATACAATGATGCAACCTTTGATACGCAAATTCCAGGGAAATGCTAAAAATAATGCGGCTTCTTTTATCCCTGACAGCCAGGAAAAATTAAACCGGTTTGTGCTTTCTTTCCGGGCCGCATCGGATGTGGACATGCAAAAAATAATGACAGCTCCCATCGTATTGACGGAAGATCAATTGAATTTTAAAATAAGTGAACGATGA